Proteins encoded within one genomic window of Parolsenella massiliensis:
- a CDS encoding GNAT family N-acetyltransferase, whose translation MGAKTACVYVVPNKNGDLCGFYSLSAHSVERTGELNGRMRRNMPASVPCTLLGQLAVDKRYQGQSVGARLLQDAIRRAAVASKVVASRALIVDPADENASGFYVHFGFRPLGAGARLFLPLP comes from the coding sequence ATGGGCGCAAAGACCGCATGCGTCTACGTTGTCCCCAACAAAAACGGCGACCTATGCGGCTTCTACAGCCTCAGCGCCCATTCGGTCGAACGCACAGGGGAACTCAATGGGCGAATGAGGAGAAACATGCCCGCGTCGGTGCCGTGCACGCTCCTGGGCCAGCTGGCGGTGGACAAGAGATACCAAGGCCAGTCCGTCGGGGCCCGCCTGCTCCAGGATGCCATCAGGCGTGCAGCCGTGGCGTCGAAGGTCGTGGCCTCACGAGCCCTCATCGTTGACCCGGCAGACGAGAACGCCAGCGGCTTCTACGTCCACTTTGGCTTCCGCCCCCTAGGCGCCGGCGCCCGCCTCTTCCTCCCACTCCCCTAA
- a CDS encoding glycosyltransferase family 2 protein, whose amino-acid sequence MTTGKTITFGIPCYNSAEYMDHCITSILEGSNYADDVQIVVVDDGSTKDNTYEKALEWQSRYPNIVEAVHQDNGGHGMAVLAALEHAKGLYFKVVDSDDWLDDDALSKLLSTLRDFEWRDMRVDLVITNYVYEHVEDNTQNVIDYKYVLKRNKVITWDKIGHFNMAQNLLMHSLCYRTDVLRDGGVPMPAHTFYVDNIYAYVPLPRCKTLYYLDVDLYRYFIGREDQSVNEKVMVSRIDQQLRITRIMMDAYHLYDDIETPELRSYMIGYFTLMMAVCSIFSRMSDEPDAMKNCEELWDHLKQYDKRMYRRARMGIVGLATNLPTKVGEKFTLGIYRIASKLVKFN is encoded by the coding sequence GTGACTACAGGCAAGACCATCACCTTTGGCATTCCGTGCTACAACTCCGCGGAGTACATGGACCACTGCATCACCTCGATCCTCGAGGGCAGCAACTACGCCGACGACGTGCAGATCGTCGTCGTGGACGACGGCTCCACGAAGGACAACACCTACGAGAAGGCCCTCGAGTGGCAGAGTCGCTACCCGAACATCGTCGAGGCGGTCCACCAGGATAACGGCGGCCACGGCATGGCGGTGCTCGCGGCGCTCGAGCACGCGAAGGGCCTGTACTTCAAGGTCGTCGACTCCGATGACTGGCTTGACGACGATGCGCTCTCCAAGCTTCTCTCGACGCTTCGCGACTTCGAGTGGCGCGACATGCGCGTCGACCTCGTCATCACGAACTACGTCTACGAGCACGTCGAGGACAACACCCAGAACGTCATCGACTACAAATACGTGCTCAAGCGCAACAAGGTCATCACGTGGGACAAGATCGGCCACTTCAACATGGCCCAGAACCTGCTCATGCACTCGCTGTGCTACCGCACCGACGTCCTGCGCGACGGCGGCGTCCCCATGCCCGCGCACACGTTCTACGTGGACAACATCTACGCCTACGTGCCGCTGCCTCGCTGCAAGACGCTGTACTACCTCGACGTCGACCTCTACCGCTACTTCATCGGCCGCGAGGACCAGTCGGTAAACGAGAAGGTCATGGTGAGCCGCATCGACCAGCAGCTGCGCATCACGCGCATCATGATGGACGCCTATCACCTCTACGACGACATCGAGACGCCGGAGCTGCGCAGCTACATGATCGGCTACTTCACGCTCATGATGGCCGTGTGCTCCATCTTCTCGCGCATGTCCGACGAGCCCGACGCCATGAAGAACTGCGAGGAGCTCTGGGATCACCTCAAGCAGTACGACAAGCGCATGTACCGCCGCGCCCGCATGGGCATCGTGGGCCTGGCGACGAACCTCCCCACAAAGGTGGGCGAGAAGTTCACGCTCGGCATCTACCGCATCGCCTCGAAGCTCGTGAAGTTCAACTAG
- the glf gene encoding UDP-galactopyranose mutase, with protein sequence MAIASGLPAGFNADTYDMIVVGAGYAGSVCARRLAEACGFHVAVIERRDHIAGNAYDYVDDAGILVHKYGPHIYHTQSDRVHQFLSRFTEWTNYQHKVLANIHGTLMPVPFNHKSLKLAFGEERGEALYRKLVETFGENKKVPILELREKNDPDLQEVADYVYENVFLHYTMKQWGTTPDQVDPSVTGRVPVFVGDDDRYFPRVAHQGMPAEGYTKLFERLLDHDLIDVFLGVDVRDILMVDDDYAKVCGKPYGGEIVYTGPLDELFGLDLGSLPYRTLDMQFETLDQDQFQPVGTVNYTTSEDFTRITEFKNMTGQVVPGKTTIMREYSKAYTPESGETPYYAILEDENKQLYQRYLARVSRLTNFHPVGRLAEYRYYDMDGVVASALDLSDELVAAHN encoded by the coding sequence ATGGCTATCGCAAGTGGGCTTCCCGCTGGGTTTAACGCCGACACGTATGACATGATCGTCGTGGGCGCCGGATACGCGGGGTCTGTCTGCGCCCGTCGCCTTGCCGAGGCCTGCGGCTTCCACGTCGCCGTCATCGAGCGCCGCGACCACATCGCCGGCAACGCCTATGACTACGTCGACGACGCGGGGATTCTCGTCCACAAGTACGGTCCGCACATCTACCACACGCAGTCCGACCGCGTGCACCAGTTCCTCTCTCGCTTCACCGAGTGGACGAACTACCAGCACAAGGTGCTTGCCAACATCCACGGCACGCTCATGCCGGTTCCGTTCAACCACAAGAGCCTCAAGCTCGCCTTTGGCGAGGAGCGCGGCGAGGCCCTCTACCGCAAGCTCGTCGAGACGTTCGGCGAGAACAAGAAGGTCCCCATCCTCGAGCTTCGCGAGAAGAACGACCCGGACCTTCAGGAGGTTGCCGACTACGTCTACGAGAACGTGTTCCTCCACTACACGATGAAGCAGTGGGGCACCACGCCCGACCAGGTCGACCCCTCCGTCACCGGTCGCGTCCCCGTGTTCGTCGGAGACGATGACCGCTACTTCCCGCGCGTCGCCCACCAGGGCATGCCGGCCGAGGGCTACACGAAGCTCTTCGAGCGCCTGCTTGACCACGACCTCATCGACGTGTTCCTCGGCGTCGACGTCCGCGATATCCTCATGGTCGACGACGACTACGCCAAGGTCTGCGGCAAGCCCTATGGCGGAGAGATCGTCTACACGGGTCCCCTCGACGAGCTGTTCGGCCTCGACCTGGGCTCGCTGCCGTACCGCACGCTCGACATGCAGTTCGAGACGCTCGACCAGGATCAGTTCCAGCCCGTCGGCACGGTGAACTACACGACGAGCGAGGACTTCACGCGCATCACCGAGTTCAAGAACATGACCGGCCAAGTCGTTCCCGGCAAGACCACGATCATGCGCGAGTACTCCAAGGCCTACACGCCCGAGAGCGGCGAGACGCCCTACTACGCCATCCTCGAGGACGAGAACAAGCAGCTCTACCAGCGCTATCTCGCCCGCGTGAGCCGTCTGACGAACTTCCACCCGGTGGGTCGCCTCGCGGAGTACCGCTACTACGACATGGACGGCGTCGTCGCCAGCGCCCTCGACCTGTCCGACGAGCTCGTGGCCGCCCACAACTAG
- the pta gene encoding phosphate acetyltransferase — MPVKRQKRSEMSDFLQRMKSAAKADKKTIVLPEGEDPRTIEAAKKIVEEGLANLIILGDPKQISVEGVTVIDPKTAEKHEAYAEKFAELRAKKGVTIEQAREQMNDATYFGTMMVKMGDADGLVSGACHSTANTLRPALQILKTAPGTKLVSAFFIMCTKTPEYGAEGTLMFADCGLNIDPNADELSEIAIASANSWKAFMGDVEPKVAMLSFSTKGSAKGEVPEKVQEATKLANEKAPELALDGDLQLDAALVQSVADLKAPGSEVAGHANILVFPDLEAGNIGYKLVQRFGGAEAYGPILQGIAKPVNDLSRGCSADDIVGVVAITAVQAQMAE; from the coding sequence ATGCCAGTAAAACGCCAAAAAAGGAGCGAAATGAGCGATTTCCTGCAGCGTATGAAGTCTGCCGCCAAGGCGGACAAGAAGACGATCGTCCTGCCCGAGGGCGAGGACCCGCGCACCATCGAGGCCGCAAAGAAGATCGTCGAGGAGGGCCTCGCCAACCTCATCATCCTTGGTGACCCCAAGCAGATCAGCGTCGAGGGCGTCACGGTCATTGACCCCAAGACCGCCGAGAAGCACGAGGCCTACGCCGAGAAGTTCGCCGAGCTGCGCGCCAAGAAGGGCGTGACCATCGAGCAGGCCCGCGAGCAGATGAACGACGCCACCTACTTCGGCACCATGATGGTCAAGATGGGCGACGCCGACGGCCTGGTCTCCGGCGCCTGCCACTCCACGGCCAACACCCTGCGCCCGGCCCTGCAGATCCTCAAGACCGCCCCGGGCACGAAGCTCGTCTCGGCCTTCTTCATCATGTGCACGAAGACCCCGGAGTACGGTGCCGAGGGCACGCTCATGTTCGCCGACTGCGGCCTGAACATCGACCCGAACGCCGACGAGCTCTCCGAGATCGCCATCGCCTCCGCCAACAGCTGGAAGGCCTTCATGGGCGACGTGGAGCCCAAGGTCGCCATGCTGTCCTTCTCCACGAAGGGCTCCGCCAAGGGCGAGGTCCCCGAGAAGGTCCAGGAGGCCACCAAGCTCGCCAACGAGAAGGCACCCGAGCTCGCGCTCGACGGCGACCTGCAGCTTGACGCCGCGCTCGTCCAGTCCGTCGCCGACCTCAAGGCCCCGGGCTCCGAGGTCGCCGGCCACGCCAACATCCTCGTCTTCCCCGACCTCGAGGCCGGCAACATCGGCTACAAGCTCGTCCAGCGCTTCGGTGGCGCCGAGGCCTACGGCCCCATCCTTCAGGGCATCGCCAAGCCGGTCAACGACCTGTCCCGTGGCTGCTCCGCCGACGACATCGTGGGCGTCGTTGCCATCACGGCTGTCCAGGCCCAGATGGCCGAGTAG
- a CDS encoding type II toxin-antitoxin system VapC family toxin produces the protein MIVLDASAGVGLVRKLPEAEKLASFVYDNELVVAPDLYVAEVAHVFSKYVRGGFMTVEQAQESTDRALSLVDTFVDTKGMAGEVAGEAVRLSHSTYDLFYLVTARRRAAMLLSLDKRLIKLAMSCGVSVITELTVNDVP, from the coding sequence ATGATCGTCTTGGATGCTAGCGCTGGCGTTGGCCTGGTTCGCAAGCTGCCCGAGGCCGAGAAGCTGGCTTCCTTCGTCTATGACAACGAACTTGTCGTCGCGCCCGACTTGTACGTGGCTGAGGTGGCGCACGTGTTTTCCAAATACGTGCGGGGCGGTTTCATGACGGTGGAGCAGGCTCAGGAGTCTACCGATCGAGCGCTTTCCCTCGTGGATACATTTGTCGACACTAAGGGCATGGCCGGAGAGGTCGCGGGCGAGGCGGTCAGGCTGTCCCACTCTACCTACGACCTGTTCTATCTCGTCACGGCAAGAAGAAGGGCGGCCATGCTGCTTTCGCTCGACAAGAGGCTCATCAAGCTGGCGATGTCGTGCGGCGTCAGCGTCATTACCGAGCTCACCGTGAACGATGTTCCGTGA
- a CDS encoding FitA-like ribbon-helix-helix domain-containing protein produces the protein MPALQVRDLPQDLYDKLKARAEREHRSLAQETIVAIERHVDPATRPDEMPARFRLVDEEAERQARIARRRRVLEEIAAMPPSIVPDDFPSPAELIREGRRERDDRLGC, from the coding sequence ATGCCAGCGCTACAGGTGAGAGACCTTCCCCAGGACCTCTATGACAAGCTCAAGGCGCGTGCGGAGCGAGAGCACCGCAGCCTTGCCCAGGAGACGATTGTGGCCATCGAGCGCCATGTAGACCCAGCCACGCGTCCGGATGAGATGCCGGCGAGGTTTCGGCTCGTGGACGAGGAGGCCGAGCGGCAGGCGCGTATCGCCCGTCGCCGTCGTGTGCTCGAGGAGATAGCCGCGATGCCGCCGAGCATCGTGCCCGATGACTTCCCCAGCCCGGCCGAGCTCATTCGAGAGGGGAGGAGGGAGCGCGATGATCGTCTTGGATGCTAG
- the pckA gene encoding phosphoenolpyruvate carboxykinase (ATP), producing MKKAQVERLIERDQAVSGAPQVHIDLSPANLIEAALANGEGVLASNGSLVVDTGERTGRSPHDRFVVDDPAIHDKVCWGDVNVPMDRESYEHICSGVAGYLYGRELFVVHGLAGADRNHSRKVCVICERASQALFVHQMLVRPTARELASFGEPDIYVLAAPGYRCDPETDGTNSGAAVVLDLAHGGVVVAGTGYSGEIKKAVFSFMNYLLPVEDDVLSMHCSANVDPMTGQTAVLFGLSGTGKTTLSADPNRLLIGDDEHGWSSRGIFNIEGGCYAKAIDLSPIAEPDIYEAIRFGAVCENVILDLETREPDYSDTTRTQNTRVAYPVEHIKSVRLDGRGGIPSVVLFLTCDAFGVLPPIARLSREAAMYHFMAGFTSKVAGTEVGVSEPTPTFSALFGEPFMPLSPSVYAGMLGKRIDSTKARVYLVNTGWQGGAYGSGYRISLAVTRSLVAAALSGDLDAGGYEHDERLNLDIPLDCPGVTPAVLNPRHTWTTPEAYDEAAEKLAAMFERHAAERYPDLDENVLAAGPHPLGE from the coding sequence ATGAAGAAAGCACAGGTAGAGCGCCTTATCGAGCGTGACCAGGCCGTTTCCGGAGCTCCGCAGGTCCACATAGACCTCTCGCCGGCAAATCTCATCGAGGCCGCGTTGGCAAATGGCGAGGGCGTCCTGGCGTCCAATGGCTCGCTCGTCGTCGATACGGGCGAGCGAACCGGCCGCTCGCCCCATGACCGCTTCGTTGTCGATGACCCGGCCATTCACGACAAGGTCTGCTGGGGAGACGTCAACGTCCCCATGGACCGCGAAAGCTACGAGCACATCTGCTCGGGAGTCGCCGGCTACCTCTATGGTCGCGAGCTCTTCGTGGTGCACGGCCTGGCGGGTGCGGACCGCAACCACTCGCGCAAGGTTTGCGTCATCTGCGAGCGCGCGAGCCAGGCGCTGTTCGTGCATCAGATGCTCGTGCGGCCCACGGCGCGCGAGCTCGCGAGCTTTGGCGAGCCGGACATCTACGTGCTCGCGGCGCCGGGATACCGCTGCGACCCCGAGACGGACGGCACCAACTCCGGAGCGGCCGTCGTGCTCGACCTTGCCCATGGGGGCGTGGTCGTTGCGGGAACGGGCTATTCGGGAGAGATCAAGAAGGCCGTCTTCTCGTTCATGAACTACCTGCTCCCCGTCGAGGACGACGTTCTGTCCATGCACTGCTCGGCAAACGTCGACCCCATGACGGGCCAGACGGCCGTCCTGTTTGGCCTGTCGGGCACGGGCAAGACCACGCTCTCGGCAGACCCAAACCGCCTGCTCATCGGTGACGACGAGCATGGCTGGTCCAGTCGCGGCATCTTCAACATCGAGGGCGGCTGCTACGCAAAGGCCATCGACCTGAGCCCCATCGCGGAGCCCGACATCTACGAGGCCATCCGCTTTGGCGCCGTATGCGAGAACGTCATCCTCGACCTAGAGACGCGCGAGCCGGACTACTCAGACACCACGCGCACGCAGAACACGCGCGTGGCCTATCCCGTGGAGCACATCAAGAGCGTTCGCCTCGACGGCCGCGGCGGCATCCCCAGCGTGGTGCTGTTCCTCACGTGCGATGCGTTCGGCGTGCTGCCGCCGATTGCTCGCCTCTCGCGCGAGGCAGCGATGTATCACTTCATGGCAGGCTTCACGTCCAAGGTCGCGGGCACGGAGGTGGGCGTCTCGGAGCCCACGCCCACGTTCTCCGCGCTGTTTGGCGAGCCGTTCATGCCGCTGTCCCCGAGCGTCTATGCCGGCATGCTTGGCAAGCGCATCGACAGCACGAAGGCGCGCGTCTACCTTGTGAACACGGGCTGGCAGGGCGGCGCATATGGGTCTGGCTACCGCATCAGCCTTGCCGTGACGCGCTCACTCGTTGCCGCCGCGCTATCGGGAGACCTCGATGCCGGTGGCTACGAGCACGATGAGCGCCTGAACTTGGACATCCCGCTCGACTGCCCCGGCGTCACGCCGGCGGTGCTCAACCCCCGTCACACCTGGACCACGCCCGAGGCCTACGACGAGGCGGCCGAGAAGCTCGCCGCCATGTTCGAGCGACACGCCGCCGAGCGCTACCCCGACCTTGACGAGAACGTGCTTGCCGCGGGCCCGCACCCGCTTGGCGAGTAG
- a CDS encoding peptidylprolyl isomerase has protein sequence MVVMSRRSFLLSSLGMATLCLAGCGAKGASDSSASTSAATSASASGSCVTSASGTYASGTHHATIEVEGYGTIKLELDADVAPVTVTNFAKLADEGFYNGLTFHRIISGFMVQGGDPNGNGTGGSSEKIVGEFSENGHPNSISHVRGTISMARSQAYNSASSQFFIMQADTPSLDGQYAAFGHVTEGMDVVDAMCEAAHPMDNNGTIAAADQPRISSISMDD, from the coding sequence ATGGTCGTCATGTCCCGTCGCTCGTTTCTCCTGTCTTCACTGGGCATGGCAACTCTGTGCCTCGCAGGCTGCGGCGCCAAGGGAGCCTCTGACTCCTCGGCGAGCACGTCGGCCGCGACGTCGGCCTCGGCATCCGGCTCGTGCGTGACGAGCGCCAGTGGCACGTATGCCTCGGGCACGCACCACGCCACGATAGAGGTGGAGGGGTATGGCACCATAAAGCTCGAGCTCGACGCCGACGTGGCGCCCGTCACGGTCACCAACTTCGCCAAGCTCGCCGACGAGGGCTTCTACAACGGCCTGACGTTCCATCGCATCATCTCCGGCTTCATGGTCCAGGGCGGCGACCCCAACGGCAACGGCACGGGTGGCTCCTCCGAGAAGATCGTGGGGGAGTTCTCCGAGAACGGCCACCCCAACTCCATCAGCCATGTGCGCGGCACCATCTCCATGGCGCGCTCCCAGGCCTATAACTCCGCTAGCTCGCAGTTCTTCATCATGCAGGCCGACACGCCGAGCCTCGACGGGCAGTATGCCGCTTTTGGCCACGTGACCGAGGGCATGGACGTCGTGGACGCCATGTGCGAGGCCGCACACCCCATGGACAACAACGGCACGATCGCCGCGGCAGACCAGCCGCGCATCTCCTCGATCTCGATGGACGACTAG
- a CDS encoding ATP-binding cassette domain-containing protein, whose amino-acid sequence MNRTSNNGQSGAMAVRIAAIALWLAVWQLASTLVGQALILPGPVDVAASLAGLVSSGAFWAKVEFSALRILGGMLAAYALALALAAMSRASGAVRAIVRVPLTVIKSTPVVCVVVLLLIWLGSANVSVAAVFLMALPAVYFPVLEGLDRTAGGLDEVFSLHGVSGMARALGCAWPQVLPYVIAASETVVGMSWKAGVAAELIGVPAGSIGERIYQAKLLLETPDLFAWTIAVIALASVCERVFLRLVRASGNAAVHVAAIVRLHPAGARGERPRGAWRLRGVKLAHGVSNPIDACVPDGGRLCVMAPSGSGKTTLLRTLVGLEQPVSGSFEGPASLSIELQDARLVEGASALCNVALTAGEGTGVDELRELLERLVPGIDVDAAVSELSGGQRRRVELARALVAPGDSVLLDEPFAGLDDAARDLACAVIADELRGRSLIVATHYAVCASRLEADTLVLAD is encoded by the coding sequence GTGAATAGAACGAGTAACAACGGGCAGAGCGGGGCGATGGCCGTGCGTATTGCGGCCATCGCCCTGTGGCTTGCCGTGTGGCAGCTCGCGAGCACACTCGTGGGACAGGCGCTCATCCTGCCTGGACCGGTCGATGTGGCGGCGTCGCTCGCGGGTCTCGTCTCGAGCGGCGCGTTCTGGGCAAAGGTTGAGTTCTCGGCGCTGCGCATCCTCGGCGGCATGCTCGCGGCGTACGCGCTGGCGCTCGCGCTGGCGGCGATGTCGCGCGCGAGCGGGGCCGTGCGGGCCATCGTGCGCGTGCCGCTCACGGTCATCAAGTCGACGCCCGTCGTGTGCGTCGTGGTGCTGCTGCTCATTTGGCTGGGGTCTGCGAACGTGAGCGTGGCGGCGGTGTTTCTCATGGCGCTGCCAGCCGTCTACTTCCCGGTGCTCGAGGGGCTCGACCGCACGGCCGGCGGCCTCGACGAGGTCTTCTCGCTTCATGGGGTGTCCGGCATGGCGCGGGCGCTTGGCTGCGCGTGGCCGCAGGTGCTTCCCTACGTCATTGCCGCGAGCGAGACGGTCGTGGGCATGAGCTGGAAGGCAGGCGTCGCCGCCGAGCTCATCGGCGTGCCGGCCGGCTCCATCGGCGAGCGCATCTACCAGGCAAAGCTTCTGCTCGAGACGCCCGACCTGTTTGCGTGGACGATTGCGGTCATCGCGCTCGCGAGCGTGTGCGAGCGCGTGTTTCTGCGGCTCGTGCGAGCGAGCGGCAACGCCGCCGTTCACGTCGCCGCCATCGTGCGCCTGCATCCTGCCGGTGCTCGAGGCGAGCGTCCGCGTGGCGCCTGGCGGCTGCGCGGCGTGAAGCTTGCCCATGGCGTGTCGAACCCAATCGATGCGTGCGTCCCGGACGGCGGCCGCCTGTGCGTCATGGCCCCGAGCGGGTCGGGCAAGACGACGCTGCTTCGAACGCTTGTCGGCCTCGAGCAGCCTGTCTCGGGTAGCTTCGAGGGCCCGGCATCTCTCTCGATTGAGCTCCAGGACGCTCGCCTCGTGGAGGGCGCGTCCGCGTTGTGCAACGTGGCCCTTACGGCGGGCGAGGGCACGGGCGTCGATGAGCTGCGCGAGCTGCTTGAGCGCCTCGTGCCCGGCATCGACGTTGACGCCGCGGTTTCGGAGCTTTCTGGGGGGCAGCGCAGGCGTGTCGAGCTCGCGCGGGCGCTCGTGGCCCCCGGCGACTCGGTGCTGCTCGACGAGCCGTTCGCGGGCCTCGACGACGCGGCCCGAGACCTCGCCTGCGCCGTTATCGCAGACGAGCTGCGGGGCCGCTCGCTCATCGTCGCCACGCACTACGCCGTGTGCGCCTCGCGTCTGGAAGCGGATACACTGGTGCTTGCAGACTAG
- a CDS encoding ABC transporter substrate-binding protein, translating to MSKKLTRRGLVAASLACVLALAGCGSANSQATTQAATTAAEPTEVHVASLKGPTSIGLVSFMDKAAGSDSGLANTYDFSISAAADEIVPKVINGDVDIALVPANVASVLYNKTEGAVQALDVNTLGVLNVVTGDASVHTFADLAGRTVYLTGKGASPEYVMNYLLEKAGIADSVTLEFKSEAAEVVSALAADPAAVGILPEPYKTAALAKNDALSSPINLTDVWDEYAQDGSRLLTGVTVVRRVFAEEHPEAVREFVEQQAASVEAVKADPATYAQSVVDHGIIDAAPVAQKAIPGCGLTCLTGDEMKSALSGYLGVLASSDASSIGGKLPGDDFYYAL from the coding sequence ATGTCCAAGAAGCTCACGAGGAGGGGACTCGTCGCCGCATCGCTTGCCTGCGTGCTCGCGCTCGCCGGCTGCGGGTCGGCCAACTCCCAAGCCACCACCCAGGCCGCCACGACGGCCGCCGAGCCCACCGAGGTCCACGTGGCCTCGCTCAAGGGTCCCACGTCCATCGGGCTCGTCTCGTTCATGGACAAGGCCGCCGGCAGCGACTCCGGCCTCGCCAACACCTATGACTTCTCGATCTCTGCTGCGGCAGACGAGATCGTCCCCAAGGTCATCAACGGGGACGTGGACATCGCGCTCGTGCCCGCCAATGTCGCGAGCGTCCTGTACAACAAGACCGAGGGTGCCGTCCAGGCGCTCGACGTCAACACGCTGGGCGTTCTCAACGTCGTGACGGGTGACGCGTCCGTGCACACGTTCGCAGACCTCGCGGGCCGCACCGTCTACCTCACGGGCAAGGGAGCCTCGCCCGAGTACGTCATGAACTACCTGCTTGAGAAGGCCGGCATCGCAGACTCTGTGACCCTCGAGTTCAAGAGCGAGGCCGCCGAGGTCGTGAGCGCCCTCGCGGCCGATCCTGCGGCCGTGGGCATCCTGCCCGAGCCGTACAAGACAGCGGCCCTTGCCAAGAACGACGCGCTCAGCTCGCCCATCAACCTCACCGACGTCTGGGACGAGTATGCCCAGGACGGCTCGCGCCTGCTCACGGGCGTCACGGTCGTTCGCCGCGTGTTCGCCGAGGAGCACCCCGAGGCCGTTCGCGAGTTCGTGGAGCAGCAGGCTGCCTCCGTCGAGGCCGTCAAGGCAGACCCCGCCACCTACGCCCAGTCCGTGGTCGACCATGGCATCATCGATGCCGCTCCCGTGGCCCAGAAGGCCATCCCGGGATGCGGTCTCACCTGCCTCACGGGTGACGAGATGAAGTCCGCGCTCTCTGGCTACCTTGGCGTCCTGGCGAGCTCCGACGCGAGCTCCATCGGCGGCAAACTCCCCGGTGACGACTTCTATTACGCCCTCTAG